The Flavobacterium sp. 1 genome contains the following window.
TATATTTTTGAATGTAAACTGAGCAAATGAAGAAACAGTACTGACCAGCAGGAATATTATAAAAATTATTTTTTTATTCATAATTGAGTCTTTTTTATGCTTTAATAGGTTAAAAAATTTAAATCATATTTAATCTGAACTGCCGGGTTTATACATAAACTTATCAAAATCAGCATAAGCTTTAGTATTTTTATTTTGAGAAGCGGCATATAATCCAATATAAACTCCGGTGAATCCCCCATTAGTTTCAGAACTCAGATACCATACGTTTATCTTGTTTAAAAAATTAAATTTCTCCCCGTCCACAGAATAATAAAACGAGTAAAAGTCCTTATCTCCTTTAACCTTCAAATAAATTTTATCACCGGGAATTTCCATCTCGTATGCGGTTTGGTTCAACACCCCCATATGATAACGTACTAACAGTTTACGCTTGCCTTTTTCCGATTTTTTTAAAAAGATGTCATAATGGGCCTGAGGCGAGTAGTAAATTGTCATTCCCGCTTCGTCATCTTGCATTGCATCATTTAAAGATAGCACAGTGGTAGCCGAAAAATCAATATGTTCCTGTCTGCGTCCCACAAAAGTAGGGGAATCAGCAGCATCCAAAGAAACCGGGCTTGCTTTCAGCCTCAATGAACCTTTCTTTTCCGTCAGAGAATAATTTTTCATGAATGGGTTTCGGAGATAGTTCCAATCAACACCCAACTTCGCTTCATCAAAATCGGTAGAGAGGGCTTGCTGCTTTACAGGTTTTAAAGGTAAAGTAGGTACATTCATATCTATGTTTACTGTACCGTTGCCATTTATCACTGGCCAGGCATTTGCATCCCATCTTACCGGAGCCAAAAATGTTTCACGTCCTATTACGTGATGCAGTAAGCTTTGTGGACGAAAGCCCAGGAATACTATCCACCAAGAGCCATCATGAGCCTGAACAAAATCGCCATGCCCGGTACCCTGAATTGGGTTGTTTTGAGAAATTTCATTTATGTGCGTAAAAATCGGATTAGAGGGGTTAGACTCATAAGTCCCATAAAGAGATTTGCTGCGTGCAATCGTCATTTTATGTCCATACTCGGTACCACCCTCAGAAATCAATAAATAA
Protein-coding sequences here:
- a CDS encoding glycoside hydrolase family 43 protein produces the protein MKKIIVFIICIFGFYHYSNAQGYKNPVISGFHPDPSVCRVGDDYYLVTSSFEYFPGVPVFHSKDLINWTKIGHCLTRPSQLKLDKCLPSAGIYAPTIRYHEGLFYMVTTNVSSGNFYVYTDNPAGEWSEPVYVDQGGIDPTLYFEDGKCYFVSNGKGITISEIDIKTGKKLTESRIVWNGTGGRYPESPHIYKKDGFYYLLISEGGTEYGHKMTIARSKSLYGTYESNPSNPIFTHINEISQNNPIQGTGHGDFVQAHDGSWWIVFLGFRPQSLLHHVIGRETFLAPVRWDANAWPVINGNGTVNIDMNVPTLPLKPVKQQALSTDFDEAKLGVDWNYLRNPFMKNYSLTEKKGSLRLKASPVSLDAADSPTFVGRRQEHIDFSATTVLSLNDAMQDDEAGMTIYYSPQAHYDIFLKKSEKGKRKLLVRYHMGVLNQTAYEMEIPGDKIYLKVKGDKDFYSFYYSVDGEKFNFLNKINVWYLSSETNGGFTGVYIGLYAASQNKNTKAYADFDKFMYKPGSSD